In Thunnus thynnus chromosome 4, fThuThy2.1, whole genome shotgun sequence, a genomic segment contains:
- the LOC137182061 gene encoding bactericidal permeability-increasing protein, producing MLLCYWLALVAFIPATLSVNPGVKVKLTKKGLEYGRQLGMVSIQQKLKSIKVPDVSGKKRVSPIGKVRYSLSNMRIVNVGLPKSSVDLVPGTGVRLSIGNAFISLHGNWRVKYLRIIKDRGSFDLNVNGVTITTTIAIKSDGTGRPAVSSVNCAATVGSASVKFRGGASWLYNLFKRFVDKALRSAMQKQMCPLVASAVSDLNPQLKTLNVLAKVDKHAEIEYSMVSSPTLSKSSIDLSLKGEFYNIGKHQEPPFSPAAFSLPPQIDNMLYIGMSAFTTNSAAFVYNRAGVLSLFITDDMIPQSSPIRLNTRTFGALIPQIAKRFPGLMMKLLVKTVKSPAVTFEPNNMTVQATGTVTAYAIQRNTTLSPLFVLNLETSVSTRVFVSGMRVAGAVSLNKMSLTLGKSYVGDFQVRSLDSILQLVLKVVVIPRLNVQLAKGYPLPAIGKMKLVNTKLQILKDYMLIGTDVQFSG from the exons ATGTTGCTGTGCTATTGGCTGGCTCTGGTGGCTTTCATCCCTGCGACTTTAAGCGTCAATCCTGGAGTAAAGGTCAAACTCACAAAAAAAGGCCTTGAATATG GGAGACAACTGGGGATGGTTTCCATCCAGCAGAAGCTCAAAAGCATCAAAGTCCCAGATGTTTCAGGCAAAAAGAGAGTGTCTCCCATTGGCAAAGTCCGGTACAGCTTGTCAAA TATGCGCATAGTGAATGTGGGATTACCGAAGTCTTCAGTGGATCTAGTGCCAgggactggtgtcagactgtcTATTGGTAACGCCTTCATCAGTCTGCATGGAAACTGGAGGGTCAAATACCTCAGAATAAT AAAGGACAGGGGCTCTTTTGATTTGAACGTGAATGGAGTCACTATCACCACAACTATTGCCATCAAGAGTGACGGGACGGGCCGACCTGCGGTCAGTAGTGTCAACTGCGCAGCTACTGTCGGCAGTGCGAGCGTCAAATTCCGCGGTGGAGCCAG CTGGCTGTACAATCTCTTCAAAAGATTCGTTGACAAGGCGTTACGCAGTGCGATGCAAAAACAG ATGTGCCCTCTGGTGGCTTCTGCAGTGTCCGATTTGAACCCTCAATTGAAAACTCTCAATG TTCTAGCCAAGGTGGACAAGCATGCAGAGATTGAATATTCCATGGTGTCATCGCCCACTCTTTCAAAATCTTCTATTGACTTGAGCTTGAAG GGTGAATTTTACAACATCGGGAAGCATCAGGAGCCTCCGTTCTCCCCTGCAGCCTTTTCCCTGCCGCCCCAGATCGACAACATGTTGTACATCGGCATGTCTGCCTTCACCACCAACTCTGCAGCCTTCGTCTACAACAGAGCTGGAGTCCTCAGTCTGTTCATTACTGATGACATG ATCCCGCAAAGCTCTCCCATCCGACTCAATACCAGAACGTTCGGAGCCCTCATCCCACAG ATCGCCAAACGTTTCCCAGGTCTGATGATGAAGCTGCTGGTGAAGACGGTGAAAAGTCCCGCCGTCACTTTTGAACCCAACAACATGACTGTTCAAGCCACTGGCACCGTGACGGCCTACGCTATCCAACGCAACACCACACTTTCCCCTCTCTTTGTCCTGAACTTG GAGACTAGTGTCAGCACCCGAGTGTTTGTCAGTGGAATGAGGGTGGCTGGAGCTGTTTCCCTCAACAA GATGTCTCTGACCCTGGGGAAAAGTTATGTGGGAGACTTTCAG GTCAGATCCCTGGACAGCATCCTGCAATTGGTCCTGAAAGTGGTAGTGATACCCAGACTGAATG